A genomic window from Longimicrobiales bacterium includes:
- a CDS encoding HEAT repeat domain-containing protein, with the protein MDVLSTLTQASPALLAVVVATAVMFAVAVAFLAAAARLRRANMRKAALWAKLETKMDAVIASIVHGSGDAATLHSRIKPSEHVVLLDYLYKVLVSETRPARRRLYQELAQPYLAVLEKRARTGDVWQRARAIRTLSELAGLGARDAIVAGLDAAEPHVAMTAARAYAQVGVGPVAPLLARLERYHNWDRRLLRSVLVSFGPSAAPALAETFADLTRPPYSRAVCADALAELDYVQAAGVAARVLLEENDTNLLAASLRLLGSGSTPEQRDVVRNLCRIQDEIVRGQAVACLARIGDDADLADIVEPAVHDSSPWVARAAAHGLKLRGRSSTPSAPVIDSADTGPAMGSTRSALSMLVPAGDASSDEPRRAAGREE; encoded by the coding sequence GTGGACGTGCTGTCGACATTGACACAGGCGAGTCCTGCCCTGCTCGCAGTGGTCGTTGCAACCGCAGTGATGTTCGCGGTCGCCGTCGCCTTTCTGGCGGCCGCTGCGCGGCTGCGGCGGGCGAACATGCGAAAAGCGGCTCTCTGGGCGAAGCTGGAGACGAAGATGGACGCTGTAATCGCGTCCATTGTGCATGGCTCGGGCGACGCAGCTACGCTGCACTCGCGAATCAAACCGTCCGAACACGTCGTGCTGCTGGACTATCTGTACAAGGTGCTTGTGTCGGAGACGCGGCCCGCTCGCCGTCGGCTGTATCAGGAGCTGGCACAGCCGTATCTGGCTGTACTGGAGAAGCGGGCCCGGACCGGAGACGTGTGGCAGCGCGCGCGCGCGATCCGGACGCTATCGGAGCTGGCCGGGCTCGGGGCCCGCGACGCGATCGTGGCCGGGCTGGATGCTGCGGAGCCGCATGTGGCGATGACGGCCGCCCGCGCGTACGCCCAGGTAGGCGTGGGGCCGGTGGCTCCACTGCTCGCCCGGCTCGAGCGGTATCACAACTGGGACCGGCGTCTGCTGCGGTCCGTGCTGGTCTCATTCGGTCCCTCGGCGGCGCCCGCTCTTGCCGAGACCTTCGCAGACCTGACACGACCGCCATACTCCCGTGCCGTATGCGCCGACGCGCTGGCTGAGCTGGATTACGTGCAGGCGGCAGGTGTCGCGGCCCGTGTGCTGCTGGAAGAGAACGACACCAATCTGCTGGCGGCGTCACTGCGACTGCTCGGTTCGGGATCGACTCCGGAACAGCGCGACGTCGTTCGCAACCTGTGCCGTATTCAGGATGAGATAGTCCGCGGGCAGGCGGTCGCCTGCCTCGCCCGCATCGGTGATGACGCCGACCTCGCCGACATCGTAGAGCCCGCCGTGCACGATTCCTCGCCATGGGTAGCGCGCGCCGCGGCGCACGGTCTGAAGCTGCGCGGTCGTAGCTCGACGCCTTCTGCGCCGGTCATCGACAGCGCCGACACGGGTCCCGCGATGGGTTCGACCCGTTCAGCTCTCAGCATGCTCGTGCCAGCAGGAGACGCCTCGTCAGATGAGCCGCGCCGCGCGGCAGGACGGGAGGAGTAA
- a CDS encoding ABC transporter permease → MSRITPIIKREFTEGMASRSFIVGTVLGPLLIIGVFVLQIFIIMKSGGGEHHVAIVDATGRGLAERVAEHARERAALGPSFMVKPVYTFDTREARPDEFDAVSTELTERIVAEELDGFLWIPPDVFTGGQAVYDGSNATSSKVTGDLQASVQRAVHSERLRAEGIDEGRLGEALQAVRMNITKTGVGNPMAARMLAFFMAFGIYIVVMMYGQSIMSSVQEEKRDRIVELIVSSIHARDLLVGKVLGIGATGVVQMLIWVVAAGLLLAYGLTAAETLGLSSSMIESISEQAALPNVPLSVGVLFVVYFAGGFLLFATLFALIGSMVTNAQEAQQFVFPVLLPFIIGLFISMPAAENPNSTIATVGSFVPFTSPMVMPVRASATNVPLWQIAASVILLFATAALIMWLAAKIYRIAIFATGQKPTFREIVSWMRTA, encoded by the coding sequence ATGTCTAGGATCACCCCGATCATCAAGCGTGAATTCACGGAGGGGATGGCCTCGCGCTCGTTCATTGTCGGGACGGTGCTCGGACCGCTGCTCATTATCGGCGTCTTCGTGCTCCAGATCTTCATCATCATGAAGTCGGGCGGGGGCGAACATCACGTTGCCATCGTCGATGCGACCGGTCGCGGCCTTGCGGAGCGTGTTGCGGAACACGCGCGCGAACGCGCCGCCCTCGGCCCATCGTTCATGGTGAAGCCGGTCTACACCTTCGACACGCGCGAGGCGCGACCCGACGAGTTCGACGCCGTGAGCACGGAGCTGACCGAACGAATCGTGGCTGAGGAGCTGGACGGGTTCCTGTGGATCCCGCCGGACGTCTTCACCGGCGGGCAGGCCGTATATGATGGGTCGAACGCAACCAGCTCCAAGGTGACGGGCGACCTTCAGGCGTCAGTTCAGCGCGCGGTCCATTCGGAGCGGCTGCGCGCGGAGGGCATCGACGAGGGGCGGCTCGGCGAGGCGTTGCAGGCCGTCCGGATGAACATCACGAAGACCGGCGTGGGCAATCCCATGGCCGCACGCATGCTCGCGTTCTTCATGGCGTTCGGTATCTACATCGTGGTCATGATGTATGGCCAGTCCATCATGTCCAGCGTGCAGGAAGAGAAGCGCGACCGCATCGTGGAGCTCATCGTCAGCTCTATCCATGCGCGCGATCTGCTCGTCGGCAAGGTGCTCGGCATCGGTGCTACGGGCGTTGTGCAGATGCTCATCTGGGTCGTCGCGGCCGGGTTGCTGCTCGCATACGGATTGACGGCTGCGGAGACGCTCGGCCTGAGCAGCTCCATGATCGAGTCGATCTCCGAACAGGCCGCACTGCCGAACGTGCCGCTCTCGGTCGGCGTGCTCTTCGTCGTCTACTTCGCCGGCGGCTTTCTGCTCTTCGCCACCCTGTTCGCATTGATCGGCTCGATGGTCACCAACGCACAGGAGGCTCAGCAGTTCGTTTTTCCGGTGCTGCTGCCATTCATTATCGGACTCTTCATCTCGATGCCGGCTGCGGAGAATCCCAACAGCACCATTGCAACGGTCGGGTCCTTCGTGCCCTTCACGTCACCCATGGTGATGCCCGTTCGCGCCAGCGCCACGAACGTCCCCCTCTGGCAGATCGCGGCGTCCGTCATCCTGCTGTTCGCGACAGCCGCGCTCATCATGTGGCTCGCGGCCAAGATCTACCGCATCGCGATCTTTGCGACCGGTCAGAAACCCACTTTCCGCGAGATCGTCTCCTGGATGCGAACCGCGTAG
- a CDS encoding ATP-binding cassette domain-containing protein, with product MGLDSAPALELSGVAKSYDSFQAVKPLDLVVPRGATYGLLGPNGAGKTTTIRMIMRILPPDGGEIRVLGQPLAQKGLDRIGYLPEERGVYKRMKVRALLSFFGELKGVRPRDTRARIDRWLERLDLLDRAEAPLQELSKGMQQKVQFIGSIVHEPDIVILDEPFSGLDPINQRVLREIIDELRTEGRTLIFSTHIIEHAERLCDHVCIIARGTKVADGSLAEVKRRHGSEYVRIRVAGSSAELAQRLKQTGLVEQIREHGSEVEVGLADGADPQRLLEELVASGIPVRRFEVAEPSLEQVFIERVGGVQPAAEAIHV from the coding sequence ATGGGACTCGATTCGGCGCCTGCACTCGAGCTGAGCGGTGTCGCGAAGAGCTACGACTCGTTTCAGGCGGTGAAGCCGCTGGACCTGGTCGTGCCCCGAGGCGCAACTTACGGACTGCTCGGACCGAATGGTGCGGGCAAGACGACGACCATTCGCATGATCATGAGGATCCTGCCGCCGGACGGCGGCGAGATCCGCGTCCTCGGGCAGCCGCTGGCGCAGAAGGGCCTCGACAGGATCGGATACCTGCCGGAAGAGCGTGGCGTCTACAAGCGGATGAAAGTGCGTGCGCTGCTCTCGTTCTTTGGTGAGCTGAAGGGCGTCCGCCCACGTGACACACGCGCGCGCATCGATCGGTGGCTGGAGCGGCTGGATCTGCTCGACCGCGCGGAGGCGCCGCTGCAGGAGCTGTCGAAGGGCATGCAGCAGAAGGTGCAGTTCATTGGATCGATCGTGCACGAGCCGGACATCGTGATTCTGGACGAGCCGTTCAGCGGTCTGGATCCGATTAACCAGCGGGTGCTCCGCGAGATCATCGACGAGCTCCGCACTGAAGGACGCACGCTCATCTTCAGCACACACATCATTGAGCACGCTGAGCGGCTGTGCGACCATGTCTGCATCATTGCGCGCGGCACCAAGGTGGCCGACGGATCACTGGCGGAGGTAAAGCGTCGGCATGGCTCCGAATACGTGCGCATTCGCGTCGCCGGCTCTTCGGCCGAACTCGCTCAGCGCCTGAAGCAGACCGGCCTCGTCGAACAGATCCGTGAACATGGCAGTGAGGTCGAAGTCGGACTCGCGGACGGTGCCGACCCGCAGCGCCTGCTCGAGGAACTCGTCGCTTCGGGTATCCCGGTGCGCCGCTTCGAGGTTGCCGAGCCGTCCCTCGAACAGGTCTTCATCGAACGAGTCGGCGGTGTCCAGCCGGCGGCGGAGGCCATCCATGTCTAG
- a CDS encoding gamma-glutamylcyclotransferase family protein → MSEFSLFAYGTLRGGPAIGGAAGHLTDCVKVGEGTIGGTLYDVDGRFPALVHYGSDPVHGEIWRCPAELLLYLDAYEGTAAGLFRRIATEVELNTGGTVPCWVYTAGPALSQQLTPEHRVASGIWRPRPA, encoded by the coding sequence GTGAGCGAGTTCAGTCTCTTCGCCTACGGTACTCTGCGCGGCGGACCCGCCATTGGCGGCGCGGCCGGGCACCTGACCGACTGCGTCAAGGTCGGGGAAGGCACGATCGGCGGCACGCTCTACGATGTTGATGGTCGCTTCCCCGCGCTCGTACACTACGGCAGCGACCCGGTGCACGGCGAAATCTGGCGCTGCCCGGCGGAGCTGCTGCTCTATCTCGATGCGTACGAGGGCACAGCGGCGGGTCTGTTCCGGCGCATTGCGACCGAGGTCGAGCTGAACACCGGCGGGACCGTGCCGTGCTGGGTGTATACCGCCGGGCCGGCCCTCTCGCAGCAGCTCACGCCCGAGCATCGCGTGGCTTCCGGCATCTGGCGCCCCCGCCCTGCGTGA
- a CDS encoding glycine cleavage T C-terminal barrel domain-containing protein, which produces MSRLRALHDAASARWSDDTVPVPRNYGDPAAEYHAACSGSVVAERSDRSIVRVHGRDPVKMIQGLISNDIVNAPPDRAVYAAVLTPKGKMVADVRVLRHGPDLLLETDAGAAEGLMQHLRKFVPPLFAKFEDAAAAWGELGLYGPNARAVLADALGMTFPGEPIEDDLHGGAVADAPVIAIATSYFGVPGFDLVVAATVLETVWQALVSAGARPAGHATLDVLRIEAGSPRWGAELTEATIPLEAGLRERAISETKGCYTGQEVIIRILHRGHVNWVLRHILLGDATAPAPDSSLVRAEDGRKVGRITSAAWSPRFGQAIALGYVRREVEPGATLHLESVDGPVATVEAADRASAAASGGEHGSSS; this is translated from the coding sequence GTGAGCCGGCTGCGCGCCCTGCACGATGCGGCCAGTGCCCGCTGGAGTGATGATACGGTACCGGTGCCGCGGAACTACGGAGATCCGGCTGCGGAATATCATGCCGCATGCAGCGGGTCGGTCGTGGCCGAGCGGAGCGATCGCAGCATCGTGCGCGTGCATGGGCGCGACCCCGTCAAAATGATCCAGGGCCTGATATCCAACGACATTGTGAATGCGCCGCCGGACCGGGCGGTATACGCCGCGGTGCTCACGCCTAAGGGTAAAATGGTGGCGGACGTGCGCGTGCTGCGCCATGGTCCGGACCTGCTGCTGGAGACGGATGCCGGTGCGGCCGAAGGTCTGATGCAGCACCTGCGCAAGTTCGTTCCGCCATTGTTCGCAAAGTTCGAGGATGCAGCGGCCGCGTGGGGCGAGCTGGGACTGTACGGTCCGAATGCCCGCGCAGTCCTGGCTGATGCACTGGGCATGACTTTCCCGGGAGAACCGATCGAAGATGACTTGCATGGAGGCGCGGTAGCTGATGCGCCGGTCATCGCGATCGCGACATCGTACTTCGGTGTGCCGGGCTTCGATCTGGTGGTGGCGGCGACAGTGCTCGAGACGGTGTGGCAGGCGCTCGTATCCGCAGGCGCGCGTCCCGCGGGCCACGCGACGCTCGACGTGCTGCGCATCGAGGCTGGCAGTCCGCGCTGGGGAGCGGAGCTGACGGAGGCAACGATTCCGCTCGAGGCGGGCCTGCGTGAGCGCGCGATCAGTGAGACGAAGGGATGCTACACCGGGCAGGAGGTGATCATACGCATCCTGCACCGTGGTCATGTGAACTGGGTCCTGCGGCACATCCTGCTCGGTGACGCGACCGCACCGGCACCCGATTCCTCGCTGGTGCGCGCGGAGGACGGCCGGAAGGTCGGCCGGATCACGAGCGCTGCCTGGTCGCCCCGCTTCGGCCAGGCCATCGCGCTCGGGTATGTGCGACGCGAAGTGGAACCGGGCGCGACGCTGCACCTCGAGTCGGTGGATGGACCGGTGGCAACTGTCGAGGCCGCGGACCGCGCGTCCGCGGCGGCATCCGGAGGAGAACATGGAAGCAGCTCGTGA
- a CDS encoding transglutaminase-like domain-containing protein has translation MTIPARSARARFGEAVQKPEPEVDLAEAALLIAAEEYPQLAPEPYLRRLDELAERARDRLWDETAPIVMLQEVSRVLFEEEGFRGNRMEYYDPRNSFLNNVIDRRMGIPITLSIIYLEVGWRLGIPLHGVNFPGHFLVRYQGEAVQLLVDPFQSGMVRFEDEAQDLLDHVYGGSVRMQPDFLRAADRCDILVRLLANLKGTYLNRRDDVRALAAIERILLVRPESADDERDRGIVLTRLGRDREAAAALQRYLELMPDAPDTARVQLLLDQLEAGP, from the coding sequence GTGACCATACCGGCCCGTTCCGCGCGCGCCAGGTTCGGTGAGGCGGTGCAGAAGCCGGAGCCGGAGGTGGACCTGGCCGAGGCAGCCCTGCTGATCGCGGCGGAGGAGTATCCGCAGCTTGCGCCGGAGCCCTACCTGCGGCGTCTCGATGAGCTGGCGGAGCGTGCGCGCGACCGGCTGTGGGATGAGACCGCACCGATCGTGATGCTGCAGGAAGTCAGTCGTGTGCTGTTCGAGGAGGAGGGGTTCCGCGGCAATCGCATGGAGTATTACGATCCGCGAAACTCGTTTCTGAACAATGTCATCGATCGGCGGATGGGCATCCCCATCACGCTCAGCATTATCTACCTGGAAGTCGGGTGGCGCCTCGGCATTCCGCTGCACGGTGTGAACTTCCCGGGACATTTCCTGGTCCGTTATCAGGGCGAGGCGGTACAGCTGCTGGTGGATCCGTTTCAGAGCGGCATGGTGCGCTTCGAGGACGAGGCGCAGGATCTGCTCGACCACGTGTATGGGGGATCCGTGCGCATGCAGCCGGATTTCCTGCGTGCTGCGGACCGCTGCGACATCCTGGTCCGGCTCCTCGCCAATCTGAAGGGCACCTACCTCAACCGCCGTGACGACGTGCGCGCACTCGCTGCGATCGAGCGCATTCTGCTCGTGCGTCCGGAATCGGCGGACGACGAACGCGATCGTGGTATCGTGTTGACACGGCTGGGTCGCGACCGCGAGGCGGCGGCCGCGCTGCAGCGCTACCTGGAGCTCATGCCGGATGCGCCGGATACCGCCCGCGTCCAGCTCCTGCTCGATCAGCTGGAGGCGGGGCCGTGA